One Dioscorea cayenensis subsp. rotundata cultivar TDr96_F1 chromosome 15, TDr96_F1_v2_PseudoChromosome.rev07_lg8_w22 25.fasta, whole genome shotgun sequence genomic region harbors:
- the LOC120277770 gene encoding MDIS1-interacting receptor like kinase 2-like, producing the protein MELDWMRRVRVIKDLAHALSYMHHDCIPSIIHRDISIKNILFDFDFKACVSDFGAARLLKPDSSNWTSLTGTHCYVAPELAFTEKCDVYSFGVMALEVRKASLQWSMCQMSRASANHLWNPTIMFAQRAGVVASSIDVYNVDERLAQLSPSSSIRDDGEKVLKGSTLECAAIGK; encoded by the exons ATGGAGTTGGATTGGATGAGAAGAGTAAGAGTTATCAAGGATTTGGCTCATGCTCTATCTTACATGCACCATGACTGCATTCCATCCATAATTCACAGAGACATATCCATCAAGAACATactctttgattttgatttcaagGCTTGTGTCTCAGATTTTGGCGCTGCTAGACTCTTGAAACCTGATTCCTCTAATTGGACTTCTCTTACCGGAACCCATTGTTATGTTGCACCAGAGCTTGCATTTACAGAGAAGTGTGATGTCTATAGTTTTGGAGTGATGGCACTAGAAGTGAGG AAAGCAAGCCTTCAATGGAGCATGTGTCAAATGAGTCGAGCATCAGCAAACCATCTATGGAACCCAACCATCATGTTTGCACAAAGGGCAGGAgttgttgcttcttcaattgatgtTTATAATGTGGATGAACGTCTTGCTCAGTTATCACCAAGTTCTTCTATTCGTGATGATGGTGAGAAGGTACTTAAAGGTTCAACTCTGGAATGTGCAGCTATTGGAAAGTAG